A genomic segment from Syntrophotalea acetylenivorans encodes:
- a CDS encoding phosphate/phosphite/phosphonate ABC transporter substrate-binding protein has protein sequence MINRQTWIAGIALLFLILGGGTSHSTKESTVALKPAHLTVAFTESAFHGIKRQDAEIAFKAFTKSIGINSGYDISVRVKTFKNVDDIKDLPVKERPELVILDSLTFLEMGETPWIDPVFMTSQQGQVAKSYLLLTHQDSKLRALSDLRGKSLNLCATNNAKLGDCWLNSLLKEKKLGSPAEFFTKVELHDKPMPALLPVFFNKTDAAIIDTLKFKLMTELNPQLNKMHTVIASEPLVESVICASDSEWSSKKFKEAVLKQMIDLHRSLSGQQILTLFKVDQIVPYESAYLNSMRTIHDRLKSPDKSRTRQQRQKPAFN, from the coding sequence TTGATCAATCGACAGACATGGATTGCCGGAATTGCCCTGCTCTTTCTCATACTGGGTGGAGGGACATCTCACAGTACGAAAGAATCTACAGTCGCATTAAAACCGGCACATCTGACTGTGGCCTTTACGGAAAGTGCTTTTCACGGCATTAAACGCCAAGACGCGGAAATTGCTTTCAAGGCCTTCACAAAAAGCATCGGCATTAACAGTGGTTACGATATATCAGTTAGGGTAAAAACCTTTAAAAATGTCGATGATATTAAAGACCTCCCAGTCAAAGAAAGGCCAGAGCTGGTTATTTTGGACAGTCTGACCTTTTTGGAAATGGGAGAAACCCCTTGGATCGATCCGGTTTTTATGACATCCCAGCAGGGACAGGTCGCTAAAAGCTACCTGCTTCTGACGCACCAGGACAGCAAACTGAGAGCCCTGAGTGATTTACGTGGGAAGTCTTTGAACCTTTGTGCAACCAATAATGCAAAACTGGGCGACTGCTGGCTAAACTCACTGCTAAAAGAAAAAAAACTCGGCAGCCCTGCAGAGTTTTTCACGAAGGTTGAACTTCACGACAAGCCGATGCCTGCGCTTCTTCCGGTTTTTTTTAATAAAACAGATGCGGCCATCATCGATACGCTTAAGTTTAAGCTGATGACAGAGCTAAACCCGCAACTCAATAAAATGCATACGGTAATAGCCTCTGAACCTCTCGTGGAGAGCGTGATATGCGCCAGCGATTCCGAGTGGTCCTCAAAAAAGTTTAAAGAGGCAGTTCTAAAACAAATGATCGATTTGCACCGTTCTCTGTCGGGCCAGCAAATACTGACCCTGTTTAAAGTCGATCAGATAGTCCCATACGAATCGGCGTACCTGAATTCCATGCGTACAATCCACGACCGATTAAAGTCTCCTGACAAGAGCCGCACCAGGCAACAACGGCAAAAACCCGCTTTCAATTAA
- a CDS encoding sensor histidine kinase, producing MSLNQDLPIRMGISMRIALLTWLVALVTLLVFVLTILPQQKITYQKNLKSKANSVAISLHNVAAGAAINEDYAGVVSACQTLLSGDDEIDFLMVVKNDGFALINDQNGWKVEQQVEDYWHPENRKAAGSIAAVPLLDRRVFHFAQPFDYSGIQWGWIHVGLSLESYDSSVASLYRTTLLLTVGCAFLSLLISLGYASRLVRPILRLRHAVKQVAEGDFSVRIDMNRRDELGNLASSVDIMTNALRRRDRILESVRYSAQEFLQTEQWESSIDTVLARIGNAADASRAYIFENTEDETGSLFMSQRYEWTAQGVAPEISNPELQMLSYDASGFNQWRSILADNKTISGAVAEMEERQRAILEPQGILSLLVMPVFVNNKWWGFLGLDDCSQARLWTDAEKDSLRAATDMLGATIARQGIQEALLEAKATLELRVKERTRELQAQVAAKEKALSDLAEAQSSLLEVSRAAGMAEVATGVLHNVGNVLNSVNVSSTLLIEHLRKSRCGNIAKVADLMQEHAGKQPNFLTEDPRGRQIPEYLASLSKSLEEERQLMLQETESLCERIDHIKEIVSMQQSYGRVAGVEETVCPEKLMEDALKLNTGALERHGVEVERHYQNPSPVTVDKHKTLQILLNLINNAKYACSEREGEKIITLRVDNPAPDRIRFQVADTGVGITSENLTRIFQHGFTTRKSGHGFGLHSGALAARELGGSLTAFSDGLNTGATFTLELPCHSGEIV from the coding sequence ATGTCTTTAAATCAAGACTTACCTATCCGCATGGGGATATCCATGCGCATCGCTCTTTTGACCTGGCTGGTGGCCCTGGTGACGTTGCTGGTGTTCGTCCTGACCATTCTCCCCCAGCAAAAAATCACCTATCAAAAAAACCTGAAATCCAAAGCTAACAGCGTGGCCATCTCATTGCATAACGTGGCCGCCGGTGCTGCGATCAACGAGGACTACGCCGGAGTTGTCAGTGCCTGCCAGACTCTGCTGTCCGGAGACGATGAAATCGATTTTCTGATGGTGGTGAAAAACGACGGCTTTGCCTTGATCAACGACCAAAACGGCTGGAAAGTGGAACAGCAGGTCGAAGATTACTGGCATCCTGAAAACCGAAAGGCCGCAGGCAGCATCGCCGCTGTCCCTCTTCTCGATCGCAGGGTTTTTCACTTTGCACAACCCTTCGATTATTCCGGCATTCAGTGGGGCTGGATTCACGTTGGCCTTTCCCTCGAGTCCTATGACAGCAGCGTTGCATCCTTGTACCGCACCACTCTGTTGCTGACCGTGGGATGTGCCTTTCTGAGTCTGCTGATTTCTTTGGGTTACGCATCACGGCTTGTTCGTCCCATCCTGCGCTTACGCCATGCTGTTAAACAGGTCGCCGAAGGGGACTTTTCGGTGCGGATCGACATGAATCGAAGAGACGAACTGGGTAATCTTGCCTCGTCGGTCGATATCATGACCAATGCATTGCGACGCCGGGACCGCATTCTAGAAAGCGTTCGTTATTCTGCCCAGGAGTTCCTGCAGACGGAACAATGGGAAAGCTCTATCGACACGGTACTTGCCCGGATCGGCAATGCGGCCGATGCCAGCCGAGCCTACATCTTTGAAAACACAGAGGATGAAACGGGCAGCCTGTTTATGTCCCAACGTTACGAATGGACGGCGCAGGGTGTTGCCCCGGAGATATCCAATCCGGAACTGCAGATGCTTTCTTATGACGCCTCCGGTTTCAATCAATGGCGTTCGATTCTTGCCGACAACAAAACCATCAGCGGAGCGGTTGCCGAAATGGAGGAAAGGCAGCGCGCCATTCTCGAACCGCAAGGCATCCTCTCCCTTCTGGTTATGCCGGTTTTTGTCAACAACAAGTGGTGGGGATTTCTTGGGTTGGACGACTGCTCTCAGGCGCGCCTTTGGACGGACGCCGAAAAAGACAGCCTGCGCGCCGCCACCGACATGCTCGGTGCGACTATCGCCCGCCAGGGCATCCAGGAAGCCCTGTTGGAAGCCAAAGCCACATTGGAATTACGGGTCAAAGAACGCACCAGGGAGCTGCAAGCCCAGGTGGCGGCCAAGGAGAAGGCCTTATCGGATCTCGCCGAGGCCCAAAGCTCTCTTCTTGAGGTGTCCCGGGCAGCCGGAATGGCCGAAGTGGCTACCGGCGTATTGCATAATGTAGGGAATGTCCTGAACAGCGTAAATGTCTCCAGCACCCTGCTCATCGAGCACCTGCGAAAATCCCGCTGCGGCAATATCGCAAAGGTGGCGGATCTGATGCAGGAACATGCCGGGAAACAGCCGAACTTTCTCACTGAAGATCCGCGGGGTCGCCAGATACCTGAATATCTGGCATCCCTTTCTAAGTCACTGGAAGAGGAACGTCAATTGATGCTGCAGGAGACCGAGTCTTTGTGTGAACGAATCGACCACATCAAGGAAATTGTCTCGATGCAGCAGAGCTATGGTCGCGTAGCCGGCGTTGAAGAAACCGTTTGTCCTGAGAAGCTTATGGAAGACGCCCTAAAACTTAATACCGGTGCACTTGAACGCCACGGGGTAGAGGTTGAACGTCATTACCAAAATCCGTCACCGGTCACTGTAGACAAGCATAAAACCCTGCAAATCCTTTTAAACCTGATCAACAACGCCAAGTATGCTTGCAGCGAGAGAGAGGGTGAAAAAATCATCACCTTGAGAGTCGATAATCCTGCGCCGGATCGCATACGATTCCAGGTTGCGGATACAGGAGTTGGTATAACATCGGAGAATCTGACCCGGATTTTCCAGCACGGTTTTACAACCCGCAAATCGGGCCATGGTTTCGGCCTTCACAGCGGGGCCCTTGCTGCTCGCGAGCTTGGCGGTAGTCTCACCGCGTTTAGCGATGGGCTTAATACAGGCGCAACCTTTACCCTTGAACTGCCCTGTCATTCGGGAGAGATAGTATGA
- a CDS encoding EAL domain-containing protein: MMNHGVSSAPRILIIDDNVAIHEDFKKILLKGKSSDSKLDDLESALFGERDEVFSPPEYVIDFATQGKEALAMVEQAEKEGSPYALAFVDGRMPPGWDGIETISRLWKVSPDMQMVLCTAYADYSWDEIQQNLGQTDSLVILKKPFDIAEVLQLAHALTRKWELNREIQGRLHQLAYFDSLTGLPNRTQFLDSLNKTLANAQKMEKKAALLYIDLDEFKRINDTLGHSIGDKLLKIIAQRLSTCVRNSDLLGERGENHKTARLGGDEFTVLLSNVESDEEASAVAKRISNSLNQPVELGGHQMMVVPSIGIAMFPADGEDADSLMKNADMAMYFAKRNGPQNYRFYQESMNANALKRLTIETQLRNGLEAEEFSLAYQPQFDLKTGNLSGVEALLRWKNKELGQIPPMEFIPIAEESGLIHPLGEWVMRTACTQVKTWQDQGIDLPRIGVNVSPKEFIHPEFISNVKSALADSGLDPSALQIEITETLLMEHFEGTAKTLEELHKMGVQVAIDDFGKGYSSLSRLQELAIDCLKIDRSFVSAVDESFRQKSVLNAIIAMANGMDLGMIAEGVETKEQFLFLQEKHCDEAQGYMLSRPLTLEQAEEFLQKATMQLNDQDPYSSLDQGSADLQSS; encoded by the coding sequence ATGATGAATCACGGAGTTTCCTCAGCACCTCGCATTCTTATCATTGACGACAACGTAGCAATACATGAAGATTTCAAAAAGATTCTTCTGAAGGGAAAATCCTCCGACAGCAAATTGGATGATCTCGAAAGCGCCCTTTTCGGCGAAAGAGATGAGGTTTTTTCTCCGCCCGAATATGTAATTGATTTCGCCACTCAGGGAAAAGAGGCTTTGGCCATGGTCGAACAGGCCGAAAAGGAAGGGAGTCCCTATGCACTGGCCTTTGTTGACGGCCGCATGCCTCCGGGATGGGACGGCATTGAGACGATTAGCCGCCTCTGGAAAGTCAGTCCCGATATGCAAATGGTTTTGTGTACCGCTTATGCCGATTATTCATGGGATGAAATCCAACAAAACCTGGGCCAGACCGACAGCCTGGTCATCCTGAAAAAGCCATTTGATATCGCTGAGGTACTGCAGTTAGCCCACGCTTTGACCCGCAAGTGGGAGCTGAACCGGGAGATACAAGGAAGACTGCACCAACTGGCCTATTTTGATAGTCTGACCGGCTTGCCGAATCGAACGCAATTCCTGGATTCATTAAACAAAACGCTGGCCAATGCCCAAAAAATGGAAAAAAAGGCCGCACTTCTCTATATCGACCTCGACGAATTCAAACGCATCAACGACACCCTGGGTCACAGCATTGGAGATAAACTGCTAAAAATTATTGCCCAGCGTTTGTCCACTTGCGTCAGGAATTCCGACCTGCTGGGAGAGCGGGGTGAAAATCACAAAACAGCCCGCCTTGGAGGCGACGAATTTACCGTACTGCTTTCCAACGTAGAGTCAGATGAGGAGGCTTCCGCTGTTGCCAAACGTATTTCCAATAGCTTGAACCAGCCCGTTGAGCTAGGCGGCCATCAGATGATGGTTGTCCCCAGTATCGGCATTGCCATGTTCCCTGCAGACGGTGAAGATGCCGATAGTCTTATGAAAAATGCTGATATGGCAATGTACTTTGCAAAACGCAACGGCCCCCAAAACTATCGATTTTACCAAGAGTCCATGAATGCTAATGCATTGAAAAGGCTAACCATTGAAACACAATTGCGTAATGGGCTCGAGGCGGAAGAGTTTTCCCTTGCCTATCAGCCGCAATTTGATTTGAAAACAGGGAATTTGAGTGGCGTCGAAGCTCTGCTCCGCTGGAAGAATAAAGAACTTGGACAAATCCCCCCCATGGAATTTATTCCTATTGCTGAAGAAAGCGGCTTGATTCATCCCCTTGGCGAGTGGGTAATGCGCACAGCATGCACGCAAGTAAAGACGTGGCAAGACCAAGGAATAGACCTGCCCCGGATAGGCGTGAATGTTTCACCTAAAGAATTCATTCATCCAGAGTTTATATCCAATGTTAAGTCTGCCCTCGCGGATAGCGGTCTGGACCCATCAGCGCTGCAAATTGAAATTACCGAAACACTTTTAATGGAACATTTTGAGGGGACGGCGAAAACCCTGGAGGAACTCCATAAAATGGGAGTTCAAGTGGCTATAGACGATTTTGGCAAAGGCTACTCAAGTCTAAGCCGGCTGCAAGAACTTGCCATTGACTGTCTCAAAATAGACCGCTCATTTGTCAGTGCGGTCGACGAGAGCTTCAGGCAAAAGTCGGTATTGAACGCCATCATTGCCATGGCCAACGGCATGGACCTGGGTATGATCGCAGAAGGAGTGGAAACAAAAGAGCAGTTTCTCTTTCTCCAGGAAAAGCATTGTGATGAGGCCCAGGGCTACATGCTTAGCAGGCCGCTGACTTTGGAGCAAGCTGAGGAGTTCCTACAAAAAGCAACTATGCAATTAAACGATCAAGACCCTTATTCTTCACTAGATCAAGGTTCCGCCGATCTTCAGAGCTCATAA
- a CDS encoding NifU family protein, which produces MKQQVQEVLETIRPALQADGGDVELVDVTDDGVVKVRLTGACGSCPMSTMTLKMGIERTLLQHFPELKEVVQVD; this is translated from the coding sequence ATGAAACAACAGGTCCAGGAAGTTCTCGAGACTATCCGTCCGGCATTACAAGCCGATGGCGGTGATGTGGAACTGGTGGATGTCACGGACGATGGCGTGGTCAAGGTGCGCTTGACCGGTGCATGTGGTTCCTGTCCCATGTCGACCATGACCCTGAAAATGGGCATCGAACGCACACTGCTTCAGCATTTTCCCGAACTTAAAGAGGTGGTGCAGGTCGATTGA
- a CDS encoding HAD family hydrolase, translating into MTSFSNTLKSIVFDLDGTLYVNEGVRDEIEQVACELVASGRGLTTSQGCNVVRSTRQKLTDQTGFEPALSLVCAELGIELSEFHQALQDRVRPEQYLNNDTALQHLLGSLAERYSLFIYTNNNYPLVQKILALLGIEHLFTRIYTIEFCWRPKPDSEALDQVLNDIGGPPESFLFVGDRQHIDLLPPAERGISTLLVRQVSDLLQIHKLLGLLH; encoded by the coding sequence ATGACCAGCTTTTCCAATACGCTAAAGTCGATTGTTTTTGATCTGGATGGCACCCTCTACGTCAACGAGGGGGTCCGTGATGAAATCGAGCAGGTTGCGTGCGAGTTAGTGGCTTCGGGGCGTGGTTTGACCACCTCGCAGGGCTGTAATGTGGTGCGCAGTACCCGTCAAAAGCTGACCGACCAGACGGGATTCGAACCGGCTCTAAGCCTGGTTTGTGCTGAGCTCGGCATCGAACTTTCTGAATTTCACCAAGCACTTCAGGACCGGGTTCGGCCTGAACAATATCTGAACAACGACACGGCGCTGCAGCATCTCCTTGGCAGCCTTGCCGAACGATACAGCCTGTTTATCTATACCAACAACAACTATCCTTTAGTGCAAAAGATCCTTGCGCTGCTGGGGATCGAACACCTGTTCACGCGTATTTATACCATTGAGTTTTGCTGGCGGCCAAAGCCGGACAGTGAGGCATTGGATCAGGTTCTAAACGATATCGGCGGGCCTCCGGAAAGTTTCCTGTTTGTCGGCGACCGCCAACACATCGATCTGCTGCCCCCAGCAGAAAGAGGGATTTCAACTCTGTTGGTGCGGCAGGTTTCCGACCTGCTGCAGATCCACAAGCTGCTTGGCCTGCTTCATTGA
- a CDS encoding glycerophosphodiester phosphodiesterase — protein MRRFFVWAHRGASALAPENTLAAFQAAEAAGADGLELDVHLSHDGVPVVLHDETLDRTSDGRGPVAELVLEELQRLDAGSWFSAAFAGEKIPTLQEVLCRGGRQLRFNVEIKDSAAGKAVLGLSRSYPQASIVLSSFDHDLLYQLRRRAPQLPLAFLWEQPDWAAAVERAAACTAESFNPRFDFLSAELVAACHQRGLAVYPWTVDTFARLQHCWQLGVDGVFCNDPKQLLAWLKDLDQGRASSKF, from the coding sequence ATGAGAAGGTTTTTTGTCTGGGCGCACCGGGGGGCTTCGGCCTTGGCACCGGAAAACACCCTGGCGGCCTTTCAGGCTGCCGAGGCTGCCGGGGCCGACGGTCTGGAACTCGACGTGCACTTAAGCCATGATGGGGTACCGGTGGTACTTCATGATGAGACCCTTGATCGCACCAGTGACGGGCGAGGTCCCGTTGCGGAACTGGTTTTGGAGGAACTCCAGCGTTTGGATGCCGGTTCCTGGTTCAGTGCAGCCTTTGCCGGCGAGAAGATACCGACTCTCCAGGAAGTATTATGCCGGGGCGGCAGGCAATTGCGCTTCAATGTTGAAATCAAAGATTCCGCCGCCGGTAAGGCGGTGCTGGGTTTGTCCCGTTCTTATCCGCAGGCTTCCATCGTTTTATCTTCCTTTGACCATGATCTTCTATACCAGCTGCGGCGTAGGGCGCCGCAATTGCCTCTGGCTTTTTTGTGGGAACAGCCGGACTGGGCCGCAGCCGTAGAGCGGGCGGCGGCTTGCACTGCGGAAAGCTTCAATCCGCGCTTCGATTTTTTATCCGCTGAATTGGTTGCCGCCTGTCACCAGCGGGGGCTGGCTGTTTATCCCTGGACCGTCGATACTTTTGCCCGGCTCCAACACTGCTGGCAGCTAGGTGTTGATGGCGTCTTTTGCAACGATCCGAAGCAACTTTTGGCTTGGTTAAAAGATCTGGACCAGGGCAGGGCGTCCAGCAAGTTTTGA
- the glpX gene encoding class II fructose-bisphosphatase — protein MDRNLALELVRVTEAAALACGRWVGKGDKNNADGAATEAMRRTLDSIEINGTVVIGEGEMDEAPMLYIGEKVGTEGAPEVDIAVDPLEGTIICAKGTAGAITTIALAPRGGFLHAPDMYMDKIAVGPTAYGAIDITAPPKENLKRVAEAKNCYIEDLTVVILDRPRHEKIINEVRQAGARIHLVSDGDVAPAIAATVADSGVDMMIGIGGAPEGVLAAAALKCMGGDMQGRLVFMSDEEKTRAKSMGIDDFDRIYTAEEMASGDIFFAATGVTNGELLRGVRYYSGGAETHSIVMRSKSRTVRFIKSQHQFDFKPLY, from the coding sequence ATGGATCGCAATCTTGCACTGGAACTGGTGAGAGTCACCGAAGCCGCGGCTCTGGCCTGCGGCCGTTGGGTCGGCAAAGGGGATAAGAACAACGCCGACGGTGCCGCGACGGAAGCTATGCGGCGCACCCTCGACTCGATCGAGATCAACGGCACGGTAGTCATCGGTGAAGGCGAGATGGACGAAGCCCCGATGCTTTATATCGGCGAAAAGGTCGGTACCGAGGGCGCCCCCGAGGTCGACATCGCCGTCGACCCTCTGGAAGGCACCATCATCTGTGCCAAGGGCACGGCCGGCGCCATCACCACCATCGCCCTGGCCCCCCGTGGCGGCTTTCTCCATGCCCCCGACATGTACATGGATAAGATTGCCGTCGGTCCTACGGCCTACGGTGCCATCGATATAACGGCTCCTCCCAAAGAAAACCTCAAGCGGGTAGCGGAAGCCAAAAATTGTTACATTGAGGACTTGACCGTGGTCATTCTCGACCGACCCCGGCATGAAAAGATCATCAACGAAGTGCGCCAGGCAGGCGCCCGAATTCATCTTGTCTCCGATGGTGACGTAGCTCCCGCCATTGCCGCTACCGTAGCCGACAGCGGCGTCGACATGATGATCGGTATCGGCGGCGCTCCGGAAGGTGTGCTGGCCGCGGCCGCCCTCAAATGCATGGGAGGCGATATGCAGGGCCGTCTGGTCTTTATGAGCGACGAGGAAAAAACCCGCGCCAAGAGCATGGGTATCGACGACTTCGATCGCATCTATACGGCCGAGGAAATGGCCAGCGGAGACATCTTCTTTGCGGCAACCGGAGTAACCAACGGTGAGCTGCTGCGAGGAGTCCGCTACTACTCAGGCGGAGCCGAAACCCACTCCATCGTCATGCGCTCCAAAAGCCGCACGGTTCGGTTCATCAAATCCCAGCATCAATTTGACTTCAAGCCGCTCTACTAA
- a CDS encoding YebC/PmpR family DNA-binding transcriptional regulator has protein sequence MAGHSKWANIKHRKGAQDAKRGKIFTKLIKEITVAAKLGGGDLDTNPRLRTAVDKAKAGNMPKDTIERAIKKGSGDLEGVNYEEGTFEGYGPGGAAVIVEFMTDNRTRTVADVRFIFNKHNGSLGVNGSVAFLFDRKGLIVFDQEQDFDTLFEMALEAGAEDVKDEGDGYEIITDPTTFIEVRDALAAQGLQWQSAEVTMIPQTTVQLEGKQAEQMLKMMDKLEDNDDVQNVYANFDISEEEFANFMG, from the coding sequence ATGGCAGGACACAGTAAATGGGCTAACATCAAGCATCGTAAAGGTGCTCAGGATGCCAAACGCGGCAAAATATTCACCAAACTGATCAAAGAGATCACCGTAGCCGCCAAGCTCGGCGGCGGCGATCTTGATACCAATCCGCGCTTGCGCACCGCCGTTGACAAGGCCAAAGCCGGCAATATGCCCAAGGACACCATCGAGCGGGCTATCAAGAAAGGTAGCGGCGATCTCGAAGGGGTCAATTATGAAGAGGGCACTTTCGAGGGCTACGGTCCCGGTGGAGCGGCGGTAATCGTCGAGTTCATGACCGACAACCGGACTCGCACCGTGGCTGATGTGCGTTTTATCTTCAACAAGCATAACGGCAGCCTCGGGGTCAACGGCTCGGTAGCCTTTCTCTTTGATCGCAAAGGACTGATTGTTTTCGACCAGGAACAAGACTTCGACACCCTGTTTGAGATGGCCCTGGAAGCCGGTGCCGAAGACGTTAAGGACGAGGGTGACGGTTATGAAATCATTACGGACCCCACGACCTTCATCGAGGTGCGCGATGCCCTGGCCGCCCAGGGATTACAGTGGCAGTCAGCGGAAGTCACCATGATTCCCCAGACCACCGTGCAGCTCGAAGGCAAACAGGCCGAGCAGATGCTGAAGATGATGGACAAGCTGGAGGATAACGACGACGTGCAGAACGTCTACGCCAACTTCGACATCTCCGAGGAAGAGTTCGCCAACTTCATGGGTTGA
- the ruvC gene encoding crossover junction endodeoxyribonuclease RuvC encodes MRILGIDPGSRITGYGIIEKRGNRLLHIDNGAITTRSSDELANRLKVIYRDLEQVITEYAPNAVAIEQIFVAKNAQSALKLGHARGAAMLAGVNANLTVAEYTAIEVKNAVVGYGRAEKRQVQQMVRMLLNLPEIAQEDASDALAVAICHAHSARITQLKRS; translated from the coding sequence ATGCGCATTCTGGGAATCGACCCCGGCTCACGAATCACCGGCTACGGCATTATTGAAAAGCGCGGAAACCGGCTGTTGCATATCGACAACGGTGCTATTACGACCCGCAGCAGCGACGAGTTGGCCAACCGGCTGAAAGTGATCTACCGGGATCTTGAACAGGTGATTACCGAATACGCTCCCAACGCGGTCGCTATCGAACAAATTTTTGTAGCCAAAAATGCCCAGTCGGCTCTCAAGCTGGGCCATGCCCGGGGCGCCGCTATGTTGGCCGGGGTCAATGCCAACCTCACGGTGGCCGAATACACCGCCATCGAAGTCAAAAATGCGGTGGTCGGCTATGGTCGGGCCGAAAAACGACAGGTTCAACAGATGGTCCGCATGCTGCTCAATCTGCCGGAGATCGCCCAGGAAGATGCTTCGGATGCTCTGGCCGTCGCGATCTGCCACGCGCACAGCGCTCGGATAACCCAACTCAAGCGCTCTTAA
- the ruvA gene encoding Holliday junction branch migration protein RuvA, with protein sequence MIALLSGNIVHKSVNQIIVDVNGVGYRLLIPLSSFYSLPEEGAVRLHVHTHVREDAISLFGFLTLEEKEMFVLLLTISGVGPKLALNILSNIPVNDLKCALTQGNIKQLSSLPGIGKKTAERLVLELKEKIPQGTFEPAAAGTPATMAGDQREDALSALVNLGYKENLSKKALDNLEIPPEASLEETLKAALKILMR encoded by the coding sequence TTGATCGCCCTGCTCAGCGGCAACATCGTTCATAAATCGGTCAACCAGATCATCGTCGACGTCAACGGCGTCGGCTATCGGCTGCTGATCCCCCTCTCCTCTTTCTATTCTTTGCCGGAAGAGGGCGCCGTACGGCTCCATGTACACACCCATGTGCGGGAAGATGCTATTTCGCTGTTCGGGTTTCTGACTCTGGAAGAAAAAGAGATGTTCGTCCTGCTACTGACCATCTCAGGGGTCGGTCCCAAGCTGGCTCTCAACATTCTGTCCAATATTCCCGTTAACGATTTGAAGTGCGCCCTGACCCAGGGGAATATCAAGCAGCTCTCAAGCCTGCCGGGAATCGGTAAAAAGACCGCCGAGCGACTGGTATTGGAGTTGAAGGAAAAGATTCCCCAAGGCACATTTGAACCAGCTGCGGCTGGAACCCCGGCCACAATGGCCGGCGACCAACGGGAAGATGCCTTGTCAGCGCTGGTCAATCTCGGCTACAAAGAAAACCTGTCCAAAAAAGCTCTCGACAATCTGGAAATCCCCCCAGAGGCCTCTCTGGAAGAGACTCTCAAAGCGGCTTTGAAGATTCTGATGCGCTGA
- the ruvB gene encoding Holliday junction branch migration DNA helicase RuvB, which yields MSERLISGELGEDDRFEASLRPRTLKEYIGQIKAKDNLQVFIDAARARQETLDHVLFFGPPGLGKTTLANIIASEMGVSIKSTSGPVIEKPGDLAAILTNLEEGDVLFIDEIHRLSPVVEEILYPAMEDYQLDIIIGQGPSARTIKLDIPRFTLVGATTRAGLLSSPLRDRFGVICRLEFYTAEDLATIVRRSAGILGVPVAQNGEMEVARRSRGTPRIANRLLRRVRDFAEVKGDGTITREIADMSLNRLEVDGCGLDQMDRLILLTIIDKFGGGPVGVETLAAAVGEEKDTIEDVIEPYLLQQGYLNRTPRGRTATDLAYRHLQRLPQDADNGELFS from the coding sequence ATGAGCGAGCGACTGATCAGCGGCGAACTCGGTGAAGACGACCGTTTCGAAGCCTCGCTGCGGCCGCGCACCCTCAAGGAATATATCGGCCAGATAAAAGCCAAGGACAACCTGCAGGTCTTTATCGATGCGGCCCGCGCTCGCCAGGAGACCCTGGACCACGTTCTTTTCTTCGGTCCTCCGGGCCTCGGAAAAACCACCTTGGCCAACATCATCGCCAGCGAAATGGGCGTGAGCATCAAAAGCACCTCCGGACCGGTGATTGAAAAACCGGGCGACCTGGCAGCTATTCTGACCAACCTTGAAGAAGGCGACGTCCTGTTTATCGACGAAATCCATCGTCTGTCGCCGGTGGTAGAAGAAATACTCTATCCGGCCATGGAGGATTATCAGCTCGATATCATCATCGGCCAGGGTCCTTCGGCCCGCACCATCAAGCTCGATATTCCCCGCTTCACTCTGGTCGGCGCCACCACCCGAGCGGGCCTGCTTTCTTCGCCGCTGCGCGACCGTTTTGGCGTCATCTGTCGCCTGGAGTTCTATACCGCCGAGGACCTGGCTACCATCGTTCGCCGCAGCGCCGGTATCCTTGGTGTGCCGGTGGCCCAAAACGGCGAAATGGAAGTCGCCCGGCGTAGCCGGGGCACCCCCCGTATCGCCAACCGCCTGTTACGCCGGGTACGGGATTTCGCCGAGGTTAAAGGCGACGGTACGATCACGCGCGAGATCGCCGACATGTCTCTGAACCGGCTGGAGGTTGATGGCTGCGGCCTCGATCAAATGGACCGGCTGATTCTGCTGACGATCATCGACAAGTTTGGCGGTGGCCCGGTTGGAGTCGAAACCCTGGCAGCGGCAGTCGGTGAGGAGAAAGACACCATCGAGGATGTCATCGAACCCTATCTCCTGCAGCAGGGTTACCTCAACCGCACACCTCGCGGCCGTACTGCCACCGACCTCGCCTATCGTCACTTGCAACGTCTGCCTCAAGATGCCGACAACGGCGAGCTTTTTTCTTAA